A region of Paenibacillus sp. 37 DNA encodes the following proteins:
- the frr gene encoding ribosome recycling factor: MPQAVKQHAEERMEKAIQALRRDLATLRAGRATPTLLDRIQVEYYGAMTPLNQLANISTPDSRTLMIQPWDKSSMGDIERAIMKSDLGLTPANDGSMIRLSIPALTEERRAELVKLTKKFGEEGKVAIRNIRRDANDDIKKMEKSDISEDESRRHQDDIQKSTDKFIAEVDKVLAAKEKEIMEV, from the coding sequence ATGCCACAAGCGGTTAAACAACATGCCGAAGAGCGTATGGAAAAAGCAATTCAAGCATTGCGTCGTGACCTGGCTACTTTGCGTGCAGGCCGCGCAACTCCAACTCTTCTGGACCGAATTCAGGTAGAGTATTATGGAGCAATGACGCCATTGAATCAACTCGCTAATATCAGTACTCCGGATTCCCGTACACTGATGATTCAGCCTTGGGACAAATCCTCCATGGGTGACATCGAGCGTGCCATCATGAAATCGGATCTGGGTCTTACTCCAGCCAATGATGGCAGCATGATCCGTTTGTCTATTCCGGCATTGACGGAAGAACGTAGAGCGGAACTTGTTAAGCTGACCAAGAAGTTCGGTGAAGAAGGTAAAGTAGCGATTCGTAACATTCGCCGTGATGCGAATGATGACATCAAGAAAATGGAAAAGTCAGATATTTCCGAGGATGAATCCCGGAGACATCAGGATGATATCCAAAAATCGACCGACAAGTTTATTGCTGAAGTCGATAAGGTACTCGCTGCCAAAGAAAAAGAAATTATGGAAGTGTAA
- a CDS encoding isoprenyl transferase, translating into MIKRVRSWWNGADKQETLTISEDNIPQHVAIIMDGNGRWAKRLGLPRIAGHQNGMKAVKRATIAADELGIKYLTMYAFSTENWTRPKEEVDFLMRLPQEFLAIELDELIEKNVRIRMMGQEEHLPSHTINALREAIRLTEHNTGLVLNFAMNYGSRREMTDCVKQIALQVKSGELSAEDITPELIDRHMLTVDMPDPDLLIRTSGELRLSNFMLWQLAYSELWFTDIYWPEFGKKHLLEAVAEYQRRTRRYGGLK; encoded by the coding sequence ATGATCAAACGGGTTCGGTCGTGGTGGAATGGGGCTGACAAGCAGGAAACGCTGACTATATCCGAGGACAATATCCCGCAGCACGTCGCCATCATCATGGACGGCAATGGACGATGGGCCAAACGTTTGGGACTCCCGCGTATAGCCGGGCACCAAAATGGCATGAAGGCGGTCAAACGTGCGACCATCGCGGCGGATGAACTGGGCATCAAATATCTGACGATGTACGCTTTTTCGACAGAAAACTGGACGCGTCCAAAAGAAGAAGTGGATTTTCTGATGCGACTTCCGCAAGAATTTCTGGCTATAGAGCTGGATGAACTTATAGAAAAAAATGTGCGCATTCGCATGATGGGGCAAGAGGAACATTTACCTTCTCATACCATCAATGCCTTGCGGGAAGCCATTCGTCTTACGGAACATAATACAGGTCTCGTTTTGAACTTTGCAATGAACTATGGAAGTCGTCGTGAAATGACGGACTGTGTTAAACAGATCGCTCTGCAGGTGAAATCGGGGGAACTATCGGCAGAGGACATAACACCTGAACTCATTGATAGACATATGCTGACGGTTGACATGCCTGATCCGGATCTGCTGATCCGGACGAGCGGAGAGTTGAGATTAAGCAACTTTATGCTTTGGCAGCTTGCATATAGTGAATTATGGTTTACGGATATATACTGGCCCGAATTTGGCAAAAAGCATTTGCTTGAAGCAGTAGCCGAATATCAGCGCAGAACAAGGCGTTACGGCGGTTTGAAATAG
- a CDS encoding 1-deoxy-D-xylulose-5-phosphate reductoisomerase, giving the protein MKKIAILGSTGSIGTQTLDVVDMHPELFQVEGLAAGGNTDLLIEQTKRYRPKKVSVGSKELAEKVAPHLPAGTQLFYGNEGLVEVAAGTDAHTVVTAVVGSVGLESTLAAIDAGKQIGLANKETLITAGHIVTTRAAAKGVSLLPVDSEHSAIFQCLNGENRERLTGITLTASGGSFRDLTREQLKNVTIEDALKHPNWSMGSKITIDSATMVNKGLEVIEAHWLFGLRYDQINVLLHPESVIHSYVEFDDTSIIAQLGNPDMRVPIQYALTYPDRLPSPAQRLSLAQAGKLHFREMDMERFPCLRMAYECGKMGGTATTAFNAANEVAVARFLRKEISFLKIEDIIASVLEAHHNVDEPDLQEIARCDQESRKLAASL; this is encoded by the coding sequence ATGAAAAAAATTGCGATTCTCGGGTCAACCGGTTCCATTGGAACCCAGACACTGGATGTAGTTGACATGCATCCAGAACTCTTTCAAGTGGAGGGACTGGCTGCCGGAGGCAATACAGACCTGCTGATCGAACAAACCAAACGTTACCGGCCGAAGAAGGTATCGGTGGGGTCTAAAGAACTGGCGGAGAAGGTAGCTCCACATTTGCCAGCAGGAACGCAACTATTTTATGGCAACGAAGGACTCGTAGAAGTTGCGGCAGGAACCGATGCACATACGGTTGTTACAGCGGTGGTGGGCAGTGTCGGATTGGAGTCAACGCTTGCTGCCATAGACGCAGGCAAACAGATCGGACTGGCCAACAAGGAGACATTGATTACAGCCGGGCATATCGTCACGACAAGAGCGGCTGCCAAAGGAGTCTCTTTACTGCCCGTTGATAGTGAGCACTCTGCCATATTCCAATGCTTAAATGGTGAAAACAGAGAACGCCTGACAGGCATCACGCTCACCGCTTCAGGTGGATCATTCCGTGATCTTACCCGTGAACAGTTGAAGAACGTGACTATAGAGGATGCGCTTAAACATCCGAATTGGTCAATGGGCTCCAAAATCACGATAGACTCGGCAACGATGGTTAACAAGGGACTTGAGGTCATTGAAGCACATTGGTTATTTGGTCTTCGATATGATCAGATTAATGTATTGCTTCACCCGGAGAGTGTTATTCATTCATATGTGGAATTTGATGACACAAGCATCATCGCACAACTGGGGAATCCGGATATGCGAGTTCCAATTCAATATGCACTGACTTACCCTGACCGCTTGCCATCACCGGCACAGCGTCTGTCTCTTGCTCAAGCTGGGAAATTACATTTCCGTGAGATGGATATGGAACGGTTCCCGTGTTTAAGAATGGCGTATGAGTGTGGTAAAATGGGAGGAACCGCAACAACGGCGTTTAATGCAGCCAACGAGGTTGCTGTAGCCCGTTTCTTGCGTAAAGAGATTTCATTCCTTAAAATAGAAGATATTATTGCTTCTGTGCTGGAAGCACACCACAATGTGGACGAGCCTGATCTGCAGGAGATCGCACGTTGTGATCAGGAGAGCCGTAAGCTTGCGGCCAGTCTGTAA
- a CDS encoding phosphatidate cytidylyltransferase — MKQRLTTGIIAGVLFLGFCMLGGPWYHGLVLLMALIGYYEFVKMTGVMPFSGVALIGYAGVFAIVFPWEMLWEARPLSLFQVIWIVMLVLMTASVVTKNKVPVNTVAMLFLGVLYIGIGFYYIAESRHLLHGLFWTFLLLGSIWASDAGAYFVGKFIGKNKLWPSISPNKTIEGALGGIVIAIVTSVIFALVSDGLLSWQRAIVIGIACAVVGQMGDLIQSAYKRVYNIKDSGSLLPGHGGILDRCDSWIVVFPFVHILMLLPY, encoded by the coding sequence TTGAAACAGCGATTAACGACAGGAATCATAGCAGGTGTGTTGTTTTTAGGTTTTTGCATGCTGGGCGGACCCTGGTACCATGGTTTGGTATTGCTTATGGCTCTCATCGGTTATTATGAATTTGTTAAAATGACCGGGGTGATGCCTTTTTCAGGTGTGGCCCTGATTGGATATGCTGGTGTTTTTGCCATTGTGTTTCCTTGGGAAATGCTGTGGGAGGCAAGACCGCTATCCTTATTTCAGGTCATCTGGATAGTAATGCTTGTACTGATGACAGCTTCGGTTGTTACTAAAAATAAGGTTCCCGTGAATACAGTGGCCATGCTTTTCCTCGGCGTGTTGTATATAGGGATCGGTTTCTATTACATTGCAGAATCCAGACATCTGCTTCATGGGTTGTTCTGGACGTTCCTGTTGCTGGGTTCCATATGGGCCAGTGATGCAGGAGCTTATTTTGTAGGGAAATTCATTGGTAAAAACAAACTGTGGCCTTCCATCAGTCCAAACAAGACTATAGAGGGCGCACTGGGTGGCATCGTAATTGCAATTGTTACTTCTGTTATTTTTGCATTAGTATCAGATGGTTTGCTTTCCTGGCAGAGAGCGATTGTAATCGGAATTGCCTGTGCAGTTGTAGGTCAGATGGGTGACTTGATCCAGTCTGCATACAAACGTGTATATAATATCAAGGATTCAGGCAGTCTTCTCCCTGGGCATGGAGGCATTCTTGATCGGTGCGACAGCTGGATTGTTGTTTTTCCATTCGTACATATACTAATGCTACTGCCCTACTAA
- the rseP gene encoding RIP metalloprotease RseP yields the protein METIQVVFLTVLMFFVIVTVHEWGHYYFAKRAGILVREFAIGFGPKLFSYKRNETQFTLRLLPFGGYARMAGEDPELVEIQEGQTIAVRSADDQVKMIYLDQLDNRKNVIRGEVISIDMERALKLQLDVDGEIQEYRIHPQAMLVSRGKQTQIAPKDRQFGSKTVGQRALAIFAGPLMNFILAFVLFAVYAQMAGVPVENPKNLEIGEVLEGGAADQANLQKGDIIETINGTAIGTDSQKMVSMIADSKDKPMEWTLRRGSDTFNITITPRAVEGQEGGKVGIVPTLPTRSVGFVETFKVSGVAMVDTTKIIFEGFKHLINQFNMDDIGGPVRTFEVTGQIAKQGIEQLTRWAAILSLYLGIFNLLPIPALDGSRLVFLGIEALRGRPVDPNREGMVHFIGFAMLFVLMLAVTYNDILRLING from the coding sequence TTGGAAACCATACAAGTGGTATTTCTAACGGTGCTCATGTTCTTTGTCATCGTGACGGTTCATGAATGGGGGCATTATTATTTTGCCAAACGCGCCGGTATTCTTGTACGGGAGTTTGCGATCGGTTTTGGTCCCAAATTGTTCTCATATAAAAGAAACGAGACCCAGTTTACATTGCGTTTGTTGCCTTTTGGTGGATATGCACGGATGGCAGGGGAAGATCCGGAACTGGTAGAGATCCAGGAAGGACAGACCATTGCGGTAAGATCAGCGGATGACCAGGTGAAGATGATCTATCTGGACCAGCTGGATAACCGTAAAAATGTAATACGTGGTGAAGTCATCTCCATTGATATGGAGAGAGCGTTGAAGCTTCAACTCGATGTAGATGGAGAGATTCAGGAGTATCGTATACATCCCCAAGCGATGTTGGTTAGTCGTGGTAAACAAACGCAGATTGCACCGAAAGATCGTCAATTCGGCAGCAAAACCGTTGGACAGCGTGCATTAGCTATTTTTGCGGGCCCACTCATGAACTTTATCTTGGCCTTTGTGCTGTTTGCTGTATATGCGCAGATGGCAGGAGTTCCGGTGGAAAACCCGAAGAATCTTGAAATTGGTGAAGTGCTTGAAGGTGGGGCAGCTGATCAGGCGAACCTGCAAAAGGGCGATATTATCGAAACCATCAATGGTACTGCAATTGGTACGGATTCACAAAAAATGGTGTCCATGATTGCCGATTCCAAAGACAAGCCGATGGAATGGACGCTGCGCCGGGGTTCGGATACGTTTAATATAACGATTACTCCACGCGCTGTAGAAGGACAAGAGGGCGGTAAAGTGGGAATCGTACCTACGTTACCAACCCGATCTGTTGGATTTGTAGAGACATTTAAAGTTTCAGGCGTGGCCATGGTTGATACAACCAAAATAATATTTGAAGGTTTTAAACATTTGATCAATCAGTTCAACATGGATGATATTGGTGGCCCAGTTCGTACATTTGAAGTGACAGGGCAAATTGCTAAACAAGGGATTGAACAGTTAACGAGATGGGCAGCAATTCTGAGTCTGTACCTTGGGATTTTTAACCTGCTACCAATACCTGCACTGGACGGCAGCCGTCTGGTATTTTTGGGAATTGAAGCGCTGCGCGGCAGACCTGTTGATCCCAATCGCGAAGGCATGGTGCATTTCATCGGATTTGCGATGTTGTTTGTGTTGATGCTGGCAGTAACTTACAATGATATATTACGTTTAATTAACGGATAA